A window of Spirochaetota bacterium contains these coding sequences:
- a CDS encoding response regulator has product MKRRLTFIAVMAGIIFSAGETYASQVELQKDVNFIKLSRYLEYFEDTNNSISEAEILSGKYNSQFIRNTRHGLNFGFTDSIYWLKFSIVHDEMSKYFQWFLELSYPLLDSIQVFTLNEDATFATQHAGLLYPVSNRTVESHSFVFKIPISDERVKTVYIKVMSSGSMILDANLMSERGFIGQTRASVMLLGAYYGILLIMGIYNLFLFFMLRDRRYLLYVLYVAGFMLMRLTLDGFCARYFWGEYSNYSKMSIPFMSIFSLFPGAVFVISFLEIQKYDKRLSFVYKAFAFLCLFASLASLLIPYKVGIQGAGILLGAGSLLTLMTIVIVLKKGNRSARYFLYAWIIFLFGLLVYSLKTFGLVPGGMFTEYSMHIGSVLEVVLFSFALGDRISIIKKEKEDAQRQAIENLHKADKLKDEFLANTSHELRTPLNGIIGLVEALLDGASGSLPQKAVSSLSMISSSGRRLSNLVNDILDYSKLRHREIELRKRTFDLQPVADAVLRLFRPLLGKKNLKLINAVRPRECILFADEDRVQQILLNLVGNAIKFTDEGTVVVAAVRLEDLVEISIEDTGIGIPESAHERIFESFEQLDGSISRTYGGTGLGLSLARQLVQLHGGELRLHSKVGEGSKFFFTLPAGERGALSEEEPNTLRLESLKEDASFAIEAEVATESTADRYFSILAGNKEYDRALVHVVDDDMVNLQVLEDHLSIHNYDVEKSISGEDALYKINNGRIPDLVLLDIMMPRMSGYEVAAELRKDFSLFDLPIMMLTAKNRVDDMIEGFMQGANDYLTKPFHKNELLARVKTLVTLKTAVKENKRLFSIDKEFEVARRILQTAIPEGVPVLSSIDIAVKYIPMESVGGDYYDFHITGEGKIGVFISDVSGHGISAALIAAMVKIAFSTMDGIAEMPGKLLTEMNTMLMGNLSGHFLTAAYFSLDTDTRKLRYARAGHEPLVIHRRRTNEFLKYLPRGRAMGIVKTCNHEVIELTVVPSDRIILYTDGIIEAMNPRGDMFGSRRFMELVMGNVGVSAKELTDLILGQLFKWTGRSRSLDDDFSLVVVDIK; this is encoded by the coding sequence ATGAAAAGGCGACTTACATTTATTGCCGTAATGGCTGGAATTATTTTTTCAGCAGGGGAGACATATGCTTCCCAGGTTGAATTGCAGAAGGATGTCAATTTTATCAAATTAAGCCGTTATCTGGAATACTTTGAAGATACGAACAATTCAATTTCCGAAGCCGAAATACTGTCCGGAAAATATAATTCTCAATTCATTAGAAATACACGGCACGGCCTAAACTTTGGTTTTACGGATTCGATCTACTGGTTAAAATTCTCAATTGTTCATGATGAAATGAGCAAATACTTTCAATGGTTTCTGGAATTGAGCTATCCGCTTCTTGACTCGATTCAGGTATTTACCCTCAATGAGGATGCGACATTCGCAACACAACATGCCGGTCTTCTCTACCCTGTGTCGAATCGAACGGTTGAAAGCCATTCCTTCGTATTTAAAATACCTATCTCGGACGAGCGGGTTAAAACCGTCTACATTAAAGTGATGAGCAGCGGCTCCATGATCCTGGATGCAAATCTGATGTCGGAGCGGGGCTTTATCGGGCAAACGCGAGCATCCGTTATGCTTTTGGGAGCCTACTATGGAATCTTGTTGATAATGGGAATTTATAACCTATTCCTTTTTTTTATGCTAAGGGACAGGAGATATTTGCTTTACGTTCTTTATGTTGCTGGATTTATGCTTATGCGGCTTACATTGGATGGTTTTTGTGCGCGCTATTTTTGGGGCGAGTACTCCAATTATTCAAAAATGAGCATTCCCTTTATGTCTATTTTTTCATTATTCCCTGGTGCAGTCTTTGTGATCAGTTTTCTTGAGATTCAAAAATATGATAAGAGACTGTCCTTTGTTTACAAAGCATTTGCATTCCTTTGCCTTTTCGCTTCGTTGGCGTCATTGCTGATTCCTTATAAGGTCGGAATACAAGGTGCTGGGATACTGCTTGGAGCTGGTTCTTTATTGACATTAATGACAATTGTCATAGTCCTAAAGAAAGGCAATAGGTCGGCACGATATTTCCTATATGCATGGATTATTTTTTTGTTTGGATTGCTGGTATATTCGTTAAAGACATTTGGATTAGTACCTGGAGGTATGTTTACCGAATACAGCATGCATATCGGTTCTGTACTCGAAGTAGTCCTTTTCTCATTTGCTCTTGGAGACAGGATAAGTATTATCAAAAAGGAAAAAGAAGATGCCCAGCGCCAGGCAATTGAAAACCTTCATAAAGCCGATAAACTCAAGGATGAGTTTCTCGCTAATACGTCCCACGAGCTAAGAACACCGCTCAACGGAATCATTGGGCTCGTCGAGGCGCTCCTGGACGGAGCATCGGGCTCACTCCCGCAAAAGGCTGTGAGCAGCCTGTCGATGATCTCGTCGAGCGGCCGCCGTTTGTCGAACCTCGTGAACGACATACTCGATTATTCGAAGTTACGACACCGTGAGATCGAGCTCCGGAAAAGGACATTCGATCTTCAGCCTGTGGCGGACGCGGTGCTGCGCTTATTCCGCCCTCTACTGGGCAAAAAAAACCTGAAACTAATCAATGCCGTTCGACCCAGGGAGTGCATCCTTTTCGCCGACGAGGATAGGGTTCAGCAAATACTGCTAAACCTGGTAGGTAACGCAATCAAGTTTACGGATGAGGGTACCGTTGTCGTTGCCGCGGTGCGTCTGGAGGATTTAGTTGAAATTTCCATCGAGGACACGGGGATAGGCATCCCTGAGAGCGCGCACGAAAGAATCTTCGAGTCCTTCGAACAGCTGGATGGTTCCATATCCCGTACTTATGGGGGAACTGGACTCGGGCTCTCACTTGCCAGACAGCTTGTACAGTTGCATGGGGGCGAGCTTCGTCTGCATTCAAAAGTCGGCGAGGGATCGAAGTTCTTTTTCACGCTCCCGGCCGGGGAACGGGGCGCGCTTTCTGAGGAGGAGCCCAATACCCTGCGGCTGGAGAGCCTGAAAGAAGACGCGTCGTTCGCGATTGAGGCCGAAGTTGCAACGGAATCCACCGCAGACCGCTATTTCAGCATCCTCGCGGGGAACAAAGAGTATGATCGTGCGCTCGTGCATGTGGTCGATGACGACATGGTGAACCTGCAGGTACTGGAGGATCATCTCTCGATTCATAATTACGACGTAGAGAAATCGATCAGCGGCGAAGACGCGCTCTATAAAATAAACAACGGCCGGATTCCTGACCTGGTTCTCCTTGACATAATGATGCCGCGTATGTCGGGATACGAGGTTGCCGCGGAACTGCGCAAGGACTTCTCCCTGTTTGACCTTCCTATCATGATGCTGACCGCGAAGAATCGTGTTGATGATATGATCGAGGGATTCATGCAAGGTGCAAATGATTATCTCACCAAGCCCTTTCACAAGAACGAGCTCCTCGCACGCGTTAAAACTCTGGTGACGCTTAAAACTGCTGTGAAAGAGAACAAACGTCTCTTTTCAATCGACAAGGAATTCGAGGTCGCGCGCAGGATTTTACAAACGGCGATTCCTGAGGGTGTACCCGTCCTTTCGAGCATAGACATCGCCGTGAAATACATCCCCATGGAAAGCGTGGGGGGCGATTATTACGATTTCCATATTACCGGGGAAGGAAAAATCGGGGTTTTCATATCGGACGTTTCGGGGCACGGGATAAGCGCTGCATTGATTGCAGCCATGGTAAAAATCGCGTTCAGCACCATGGACGGCATCGCCGAGATGCCCGGGAAGCTCCTGACAGAAATGAACACCATGCTTATGGGGAACCTGAGCGGGCATTTTCTTACGGCTGCCTACTTCTCCTTGGATACGGACACGCGTAAGCTTAGGTACGCGCGCGCCGGGCATGAGCCCCTGGTGATTCATCGTCGCAGAACCAACGAATTCCTCAAGTACCTTCCCCGGGGGCGCGCTATGGGAATCGTAAAGACGTGCAATCACGAGGTGATCGAACTTACTGTTGTACCCTCTGACAGGATAATATTGTACACCGACGGCATCATCGAAGCGATGAATCCGCGCGGGGATATGTTTGGAAGCCGGAGGTTTATGGAGCTCGTGATGGGGAATGTGGGCGTGTCCGCGAAGGAGCTCACCGATCTTATTCTGGGACAGCTGTTCAAGTGGACGGGGAGGAGCAGAAGCCTTGACGACGACTTCTCCCTTGTCGTCGTAGACATTAAATAA
- a CDS encoding NAD(P)/FAD-dependent oxidoreductase: MGPAMKKSKKAEICIIGAGASGLSAAYYLRKKGYKNVVVLEKNSYVGGMCFSETKYGMANGMGAVAITKDYKNVISLCKKYRLDIVRGPRNVILDHTTGFQYSLRWIINNASMLPFLWSIIKFYLYIFKYRKHVHRPGFRKLNDEISMNFSAWLKMKNMENLGQFLCVPITCFGYGYLDEIPAVYVFKYLNLINFTTLLYLGLCDIAGLNPRWTKRLTNGLQDLFQAMADDLGNIQLSVKITNIHRDHPGQHPVAIKYASKDGKRHTHYCDRLIIAMCPDLHNIKFMDFSPEEEAIFSLVKHNNYYTIACDVKSFSYNYFLNLFSKRVFKLPPDGYPFMASKVWDECDIVIFYSYSRKPITDKAVTDNLKANLKTMNRQLLHITEYKKWDYFPHFASRALSDGIMERLERNQGANNTYYTGGLMNFELVENVIAYSKHIVRKHF, translated from the coding sequence ATGGGGCCGGCAATGAAAAAGTCTAAGAAGGCCGAAATATGCATAATAGGCGCCGGCGCTTCAGGATTGAGCGCAGCCTATTATCTCAGAAAAAAGGGATACAAAAATGTGGTCGTTCTCGAAAAAAACAGTTACGTGGGTGGCATGTGTTTCTCCGAGACGAAATACGGTATGGCGAATGGCATGGGTGCAGTCGCTATCACGAAGGATTACAAGAATGTCATTTCCTTATGCAAAAAATACAGATTAGATATTGTCCGCGGACCAAGAAATGTCATCCTGGATCACACTACAGGATTCCAATACTCTTTGCGATGGATTATTAATAATGCATCAATGCTTCCCTTTTTGTGGTCGATAATTAAATTTTATTTATATATATTTAAATACCGTAAACATGTCCACAGGCCGGGTTTTCGAAAATTAAACGATGAAATATCCATGAATTTCAGTGCATGGCTAAAAATGAAAAACATGGAAAACCTTGGCCAGTTTCTTTGCGTTCCGATCACATGCTTCGGCTACGGGTATTTGGATGAGATTCCCGCCGTGTACGTATTCAAATACCTCAATCTCATTAATTTTACGACGCTGCTCTATCTCGGGTTGTGCGATATCGCAGGCCTTAATCCGCGATGGACCAAGCGACTTACCAATGGCCTGCAGGACCTCTTCCAGGCAATGGCTGACGATCTCGGCAATATTCAATTGAGTGTAAAAATAACCAACATACATCGCGATCATCCTGGTCAGCATCCCGTTGCAATCAAATATGCGTCGAAAGACGGGAAAAGGCATACTCACTATTGTGATCGTCTGATAATCGCCATGTGCCCGGATCTGCATAATATTAAGTTTATGGATTTCTCTCCCGAGGAGGAGGCCATTTTCTCGCTGGTAAAGCATAATAATTATTATACAATCGCATGCGACGTAAAAAGCTTCAGTTATAATTACTTCTTGAACCTGTTTTCAAAACGCGTATTCAAGCTTCCGCCCGATGGCTATCCCTTCATGGCTTCTAAGGTATGGGATGAATGCGATATAGTGATTTTTTATTCCTACAGCAGGAAGCCAATAACCGACAAGGCAGTCACCGACAACCTAAAAGCGAACCTGAAAACAATGAACCGCCAACTGCTACACATCACGGAATATAAAAAATGGGATTATTTCCCTCACTTCGCCTCCCGTGCACTATCGGATGGCATAATGGAGCGGCTTGAGCGCAATCAAGGCGCCAATAATACGTATTATACCGGTGGTTTGATGAATTTCGAACTCGTAGAGAATGTTATCGCGTATTCAAAACATATTGTCCGGAAGCATTTTTAG
- a CDS encoding FAD-dependent oxidoreductase — protein sequence MDSIDKMSVCIVGAGPAGLSAAYFLKQKGYSRITVLEKNDCVGGKCLTKYYGNINYSLGAVSIGPRDKNVFHLISDFGLRLVTSPVSPALIDGTTGMHHPLETLIASEKILDVTASMVKYFYYLLKYHHILRKVGFENIPRELATPFSPWLEERGMKSILNLFLPIVTCFGYGDLQEIPAIYVLKYMNLANFPLLFHFAICRLLNIRPRWPKLIDEGFQELLHKMAGTLPDVRLNACIQSISRTNEGIRVNYIDTLTGKALSIKADSLILSIPPEGNFKGLLDLTDEETTIFSRVRCGHYYTTSCRIEGDLDGFLFNLVQNGNIGIPQNVVPYMISKPVENSDIAIVYSYALSPVASDSIEHNILEFARSIGITIREVLNISEWKYFFHFDSEDVRDGFHGRLERLQGRNRTYYTGGLFNFELVENSISYSGYIINKYF from the coding sequence ATGGACTCGATCGATAAAATGAGCGTTTGCATTGTTGGCGCCGGACCCGCCGGTTTAAGCGCAGCATATTTTCTGAAACAAAAAGGCTATTCAAGGATAACTGTACTTGAAAAGAATGACTGCGTCGGGGGTAAGTGCTTAACAAAGTATTACGGAAATATCAATTATAGCCTCGGAGCAGTATCAATTGGTCCGCGCGACAAGAATGTTTTTCATTTGATCAGCGATTTCGGCCTCAGGCTTGTGACTTCTCCTGTTTCTCCGGCGCTTATTGACGGCACCACAGGCATGCATCATCCCCTGGAAACGCTTATCGCAAGTGAGAAAATTCTCGACGTAACGGCATCCATGGTAAAGTACTTTTATTATCTTCTTAAATACCATCATATCCTAAGAAAGGTTGGTTTCGAGAACATCCCACGCGAGCTTGCGACACCTTTTTCTCCATGGCTAGAAGAACGAGGCATGAAAAGTATTCTCAATCTTTTTCTTCCGATCGTAACATGCTTCGGCTATGGCGACCTTCAGGAAATCCCCGCTATCTATGTGCTAAAATACATGAACCTCGCAAATTTCCCCTTACTGTTTCATTTCGCCATATGCCGTCTTTTAAATATCAGGCCGCGATGGCCAAAACTTATCGATGAAGGCTTTCAGGAACTCTTGCACAAGATGGCCGGGACATTACCCGATGTTCGTTTAAATGCCTGCATACAGAGCATTTCCCGGACAAACGAGGGGATAAGAGTCAATTACATTGATACTTTAACAGGAAAAGCACTGTCGATTAAGGCAGATAGTTTAATCCTTAGCATTCCTCCCGAGGGGAATTTCAAAGGGCTGCTGGACCTCACCGATGAGGAAACAACAATATTTTCAAGGGTGCGATGCGGCCATTATTACACAACGTCATGCAGAATAGAGGGAGACCTTGACGGCTTTCTATTCAATCTCGTCCAGAATGGGAATATCGGGATCCCACAGAACGTCGTTCCCTATATGATATCGAAGCCTGTCGAAAATAGCGATATCGCCATTGTGTACAGCTATGCATTATCTCCTGTCGCCTCAGATTCCATCGAGCACAACATTCTGGAATTCGCGCGTTCAATCGGCATTACCATACGAGAGGTGCTTAATATCTCCGAATGGAAATACTTTTTCCATTTCGATTCGGAGGATGTACGAGACGGATTTCATGGGCGACTGGAACGGCTCCAGGGACGCAATCGGACTTATTATACCGGCGGATTATTCAACTTCGAACTAGTTGAGAATTCTATCTCCTATTCCGGATACATCATAAATAAATATTTTTAA
- a CDS encoding ATP-binding cassette domain-containing protein: MLNASEVSLSFGKRVLFKNVNIRFAPGNCYGLIGANGSGKSTFLKVLSGEIESSSGVISRNPGERISILQQDQFAYDEFTVLDTAIMGHRALYDVLKERDEVYARENFSDEDGHRAAELEELLDEMNGYEAEADAASLLAGLGIEGDVLTKKMRELEGGQKVRVLLAQALFGNPDILLLDEPTNNLDLESITWLENFLYNFSNTVIVVSHDRHFINKTCTHIADIDFGQIRVYAGNYDFWAQASQLALKQKKEENKKKEDKIRELQSFIERFSSNASKARQATSRKKLVEKLTIEEIPTTSRRFPYVAFKPERECGKMILSIENLGKSVDGIPVLNDFSLLVNRHDKIAFVGQNNLVKTVLFQILMGEMKPDRGGFKWGETITTAYFPKENDTYFDSDLRLLDWLRQYSAEKDETYVRGFLGRMLFSGDESLKPVRVLSGGEKVRCMLSKIMLSGANALVLDEPTNHLDLESITSLNNGLIAYPEVVLFSSHDHQFIDSIATRIVEITPSGVIDRVMGFDEYIESAEIKRLRDELYHGHERLNL, encoded by the coding sequence ATGTTAAATGCAAGCGAAGTGAGCCTCTCGTTCGGAAAGAGGGTGCTTTTCAAGAATGTCAATATACGGTTCGCGCCCGGAAACTGCTACGGGCTTATCGGCGCCAACGGATCCGGAAAATCCACGTTTCTAAAGGTGCTCTCCGGGGAGATCGAGTCGAGCTCCGGGGTCATTTCGCGAAACCCGGGAGAACGCATATCAATCCTCCAGCAGGACCAGTTCGCCTACGACGAGTTCACGGTGCTGGATACCGCGATTATGGGACACCGCGCCCTGTACGACGTGCTCAAAGAGCGCGACGAGGTGTACGCGCGCGAAAATTTCTCGGATGAGGACGGGCATCGGGCCGCGGAGCTCGAGGAACTCCTGGACGAGATGAACGGCTACGAGGCCGAGGCCGACGCCGCCTCGCTCCTGGCCGGACTGGGGATCGAGGGGGACGTGCTTACGAAAAAGATGAGAGAACTCGAGGGCGGCCAGAAGGTGCGCGTGCTCCTGGCCCAGGCGCTTTTCGGCAATCCCGACATTTTGCTCCTGGACGAGCCCACGAACAACCTCGACCTAGAATCGATCACCTGGCTCGAAAATTTTCTCTACAACTTCTCCAATACCGTCATCGTGGTTTCGCACGACCGGCACTTCATCAACAAGACCTGCACCCACATCGCCGACATCGATTTTGGGCAGATAAGGGTCTACGCGGGCAACTACGACTTCTGGGCACAGGCGAGCCAACTCGCGTTGAAACAAAAGAAAGAAGAGAACAAGAAGAAAGAAGACAAGATCAGGGAGCTCCAGTCCTTCATCGAGCGCTTCAGCTCCAATGCGTCGAAAGCCCGCCAGGCCACCTCCCGCAAGAAGCTCGTCGAAAAGCTCACCATCGAGGAGATCCCAACGACATCCAGGCGCTTTCCCTACGTCGCGTTCAAGCCCGAGCGGGAATGCGGCAAGATGATCCTTTCGATTGAGAACCTGGGCAAATCGGTGGACGGTATCCCCGTCCTGAACGATTTCAGCCTCCTGGTCAACCGGCACGACAAGATCGCCTTTGTGGGCCAGAACAATCTTGTCAAAACGGTGCTTTTCCAGATACTTATGGGAGAAATGAAACCGGACAGGGGGGGATTCAAGTGGGGCGAAACGATCACGACCGCCTATTTCCCCAAGGAAAACGACACCTACTTCGACAGCGACCTCCGGCTCCTGGACTGGCTGCGCCAGTATTCCGCGGAAAAGGACGAAACCTACGTGAGGGGCTTCCTGGGAAGGATGCTCTTCTCGGGCGACGAATCGCTTAAACCGGTACGCGTGCTTTCCGGGGGAGAGAAGGTCCGATGCATGCTTTCGAAGATCATGCTCTCCGGGGCGAACGCGCTCGTACTGGACGAGCCTACGAACCACCTCGATCTCGAGTCCATCACCTCTCTCAACAACGGGCTTATCGCCTACCCCGAGGTAGTGCTCTTTTCTTCGCATGACCACCAGTTTATCGATTCCATCGCGACACGGATAGTCGAGATCACGCCGTCGGGCGTTATCGATCGCGTGATGGGTTTCGACGAATACATCGAGAGCGCGGAGATCAAGCGGCTCAGGGACGAGCTTTACCACGGGCACGAGCGGCTCAACCTGTAA
- a CDS encoding peptide chain release factor-like protein translates to MPRTKQPTPDAAALLAECAVDYYSGTGKGGQNRNRHYNCVRLHHLPSGLIALGTEHRSQAKNREDALMRLSEKLEALNYTPPPRKPTKVPRGAVKERLDSKTRKGVKKTVRKRVTNDEGAD, encoded by the coding sequence ATGCCCAGGACCAAACAACCAACCCCCGACGCCGCCGCCCTCCTTGCCGAGTGCGCCGTCGATTACTACAGCGGAACTGGAAAGGGCGGCCAGAACCGCAACCGGCATTATAACTGCGTCCGCCTGCACCACCTGCCCTCAGGCCTTATCGCGCTGGGCACCGAACACCGCTCGCAGGCGAAGAACCGCGAGGATGCGCTCATGCGCCTTTCCGAAAAGCTCGAGGCGTTAAACTACACGCCGCCCCCCCGCAAACCCACGAAGGTCCCCCGTGGCGCCGTAAAGGAACGCCTTGATTCGAAGACGCGGAAGGGCGTCAAAAAAACCGTCCGTAAAAGGGTGACGAACGACGAGGGGGCCGATTAA
- a CDS encoding glycogen/starch/alpha-glucan phosphorylase, which translates to MPSRKKSTESFTTTTNPLQGTDVDSLKMSFINHLEFSRGKDEYSATERDRFHSLALVVRDRLIERWIETQQTYYNTDAKRVYYLSLEFLMGRALGNSLISLGLMDAMRTTAEELGYSLDELGDHEWDAGLGNGGLGRLAACFMDSLATLEMPAVGYGIRYDYGIFFQKIINGYQVETPDNWLRYGNPWEFPRAEFLYPVKLYGSVHQYRDDDGRFRADWVDTEVILAMAYDTPIPGYRNNTVNNLRLWSAKSTREFDLGYFNDGDYERAVSEKAQSETISKVLYPNDNIFEGKELRLKQEYFFVSATLQDIIRRYKKTHANFALFPERVAIQLNDTHPAIAIPELMRLLMDVERLEWDEAWEIVIRTFGYTNHTVLPEALEKWPVALLERVLPRHLQIIYEINRRFLDRVRAHFPGEDDRKGRMSIIEEGPERRVRMAYLSIVGSHSVNGVAALHSDILKASLFRDFHELMPERFNNKTNGITQRRWLMLCNPGLSALITGRLGEGWAKDLDELKRLEPLAADSSFLAQWADVKRRNKERFAAHIEEQCNVVVDPASMFDCQVKRMHEYKRQLLNVLHVVTLYNRIRSGRTAGIAPRTVIFAGKSAPGYHMAKMIIKLINSIAKTVNNDHAARDLLRVAFIPNYSVTLAEIIMPAADLSEQISTAGTEASGTGNMKFALNGALTIGTLDGANVEIAQEVGADNIFIFGLKTGEVNALYAGGYNPREWYDRQPELREAVEMIAGGYFSPGEPDLFRVVTDSLFAHDHYLLFADYESYVKCQDRVSAAFGDRDAWARMSVLNVARMGKFSTDRTIREYARDIWGVKPVKVELGRKKK; encoded by the coding sequence ATGCCGTCCAGGAAAAAGAGCACCGAATCGTTTACCACTACCACCAATCCCCTCCAGGGCACCGACGTCGATTCGCTTAAAATGTCCTTCATCAACCACCTTGAATTTTCCCGGGGCAAGGACGAATACTCGGCGACCGAGAGGGACCGTTTTCACAGTCTCGCCCTCGTGGTGCGCGACCGCCTCATAGAGCGGTGGATCGAGACCCAGCAGACTTACTACAACACCGACGCGAAGCGGGTCTACTACCTCTCCCTGGAGTTTCTCATGGGACGCGCGCTCGGCAACAGCCTCATTAGCCTCGGACTCATGGATGCGATGCGCACCACGGCCGAAGAACTTGGTTATTCCCTGGACGAACTGGGTGACCATGAATGGGACGCGGGGCTCGGAAACGGGGGACTGGGAAGGCTTGCCGCGTGCTTCATGGATTCGCTCGCCACGCTCGAAATGCCCGCGGTGGGCTACGGCATCCGCTACGACTACGGTATCTTTTTCCAGAAAATCATCAACGGCTACCAGGTGGAGACGCCCGACAACTGGCTGCGCTACGGCAACCCGTGGGAATTCCCCCGCGCCGAGTTCCTGTACCCAGTGAAGCTTTACGGCAGCGTGCACCAGTACCGCGACGACGACGGGCGCTTCAGGGCCGACTGGGTGGACACCGAGGTCATCCTCGCGATGGCCTACGACACGCCCATCCCCGGGTACCGCAACAATACGGTGAACAACCTCAGGCTCTGGTCGGCGAAATCCACGCGGGAGTTCGACCTGGGCTATTTCAACGACGGCGACTACGAGCGCGCGGTTTCCGAGAAGGCGCAATCGGAAACCATCTCCAAGGTGCTCTATCCGAACGACAATATCTTCGAGGGCAAGGAGCTCAGGCTCAAGCAGGAATATTTCTTCGTCTCGGCAACCCTCCAGGATATCATCCGCCGGTATAAGAAGACACACGCGAATTTCGCGCTGTTCCCGGAAAGGGTCGCCATACAGCTTAACGACACCCACCCGGCCATCGCCATCCCCGAGCTCATGCGGCTTCTCATGGACGTGGAACGGCTCGAATGGGACGAGGCGTGGGAGATCGTCATCCGGACGTTCGGCTACACGAACCATACGGTGCTGCCCGAGGCCCTCGAAAAATGGCCCGTCGCCCTGCTGGAGCGCGTGCTCCCGCGCCATCTCCAGATCATCTACGAGATCAACAGGCGATTCCTCGACCGCGTGCGCGCGCATTTCCCCGGGGAGGACGACCGCAAGGGACGCATGTCCATCATCGAGGAGGGCCCCGAGCGCAGGGTGCGCATGGCCTATCTCTCCATCGTGGGAAGCCACTCGGTGAACGGCGTCGCCGCCCTCCACAGCGATATCCTCAAGGCCTCGCTCTTCCGCGATTTTCACGAGCTCATGCCGGAGCGGTTCAACAACAAGACCAACGGCATAACCCAGCGCCGCTGGCTCATGCTCTGCAATCCCGGGCTCTCGGCGCTCATCACCGGGCGCCTGGGCGAAGGCTGGGCGAAGGACCTCGATGAATTGAAAAGACTCGAGCCGCTGGCGGCCGATTCCTCGTTTCTCGCGCAGTGGGCGGACGTCAAGCGTCGCAACAAGGAGCGCTTCGCCGCGCACATCGAGGAGCAGTGCAATGTCGTCGTGGACCCCGCCTCCATGTTCGACTGCCAGGTGAAGCGCATGCACGAGTACAAGCGCCAGCTCCTTAACGTGCTCCACGTTGTCACGCTCTACAACCGGATCAGGAGCGGGCGCACGGCGGGCATCGCGCCGCGCACGGTCATATTCGCGGGGAAATCGGCTCCCGGCTACCACATGGCGAAGATGATCATCAAGCTCATAAACTCGATCGCGAAGACGGTGAACAACGATCACGCGGCGCGGGACCTCCTGCGCGTCGCCTTCATTCCCAACTACTCGGTGACCCTCGCGGAAATAATAATGCCGGCGGCGGACCTCTCCGAGCAGATTTCCACGGCGGGAACCGAGGCCTCGGGAACGGGCAATATGAAGTTCGCGCTCAACGGCGCGCTCACCATCGGTACCCTTGACGGCGCGAACGTCGAGATCGCCCAGGAGGTGGGCGCGGATAACATCTTCATTTTCGGACTCAAGACCGGCGAGGTGAACGCGCTCTACGCCGGGGGATACAATCCGCGCGAATGGTATGACCGGCAGCCCGAGCTCCGCGAGGCGGTCGAAATGATCGCGGGCGGTTATTTCTCACCGGGCGAGCCGGACCTTTTCAGGGTGGTCACCGATTCGCTTTTCGCGCACGACCACTACCTGCTCTTTGCCGACTACGAGTCGTACGTGAAATGCCAGGACAGGGTCTCCGCCGCCTTCGGAGACCGCGATGCGTGGGCGCGCATGTCGGTCCTCAACGTGGCGCGCATGGGCAAGTTTTCGACGGACCGCACGATCCGGGAATACGCGCGCGACATCTGGGGCGTGAAACCGGTGAAGGTGGAACTGGGCAGGAAAAAGAAATAG